One window of Xanthomonas sp. 10-10 genomic DNA carries:
- a CDS encoding DsbC family protein, with the protein MYRLAIAALLGALSLTACAQSSQPAASNAGAKPAAAAAPAATGNVDQRVGAALKALDPDFKPDYIGAAPFPGFREVVVGGQVLYVSDDGRYLIQAQPFDIQNKQFAASPGLLAYRRKQLETVPKADRIVFAPANPKYTVTVFTDVECGYCRKLHSEIGELNKQGIAVEYLAFPRMGLGSQDHKEMIAVWCAADRKQALTAAKSGQPVNSKDCKNPVSMEYTLGQRLGVNGTPAIFAPDGTQLGGYLPPAQLREALEKRAVTTAGGSR; encoded by the coding sequence ATGTATCGTCTTGCCATCGCCGCGCTGCTGGGCGCGCTCAGCCTTACCGCCTGCGCACAATCGTCGCAGCCTGCGGCAAGCAACGCCGGCGCCAAGCCAGCCGCCGCTGCCGCCCCCGCCGCGACCGGCAATGTGGATCAGCGCGTCGGCGCCGCCCTCAAGGCCCTGGACCCGGACTTCAAGCCGGATTACATCGGCGCCGCGCCGTTCCCCGGGTTCCGCGAAGTGGTGGTCGGCGGGCAGGTGCTGTACGTCAGCGATGACGGCCGTTACCTGATCCAGGCGCAGCCGTTCGACATCCAGAACAAGCAGTTCGCCGCCAGCCCGGGCCTGCTGGCGTATCGCCGCAAGCAGCTGGAGACCGTGCCCAAGGCCGACCGCATCGTGTTCGCACCGGCCAACCCCAAGTACACCGTGACCGTGTTCACCGACGTGGAGTGCGGCTACTGCCGCAAGCTGCACAGCGAGATCGGCGAGCTCAACAAGCAGGGCATCGCGGTGGAATACCTGGCCTTCCCGCGCATGGGCCTGGGCAGCCAGGACCACAAGGAAATGATTGCCGTGTGGTGCGCGGCCGACCGCAAGCAGGCGCTGACGGCAGCCAAGTCGGGCCAGCCGGTGAACTCCAAGGACTGCAAGAATCCGGTGTCGATGGAATACACGCTGGGCCAGCGTCTGGGCGTCAACGGCACCCCGGCGATCTTTGCGCCGGACGGCACCCAGCTCGGTGGCTATCTGCCACCGGCGCAGCTGCGCGAAGCGCTGGAAAAGCGCGCGGTCACCACTGCCGGCGGCAGCCGCTGA
- the purL gene encoding phosphoribosylformylglycinamidine synthase: protein MMVLEGASALSPFRRARLETRLQTLVPALRITGAWHVYFIRAEAGQAPDQATLQRILQAEAAPAPRAEAASSRYVVPRLGTLSPWSSKATELVRGAGQPIQRVERGTRIDLAGWPADEAMQAAVAKLLHDPMTQSLLGSAAAAEALFNVPEPGHLQRVPLDGLEQANRDLGLALAQDEIDYLRERFAELGRDPADVELMMFAQANSEHCRHKIFNASWTIDGKPQERSLFRMIKHTHQQTPQHTLSAYSDNAAVVEGVPAARYRPDPATGQYRSEAVLPSAFAIKVETHNHPTAIAPFPGAATGAGGEIRDEGATGRGGKPKAGLTGFTVSHLRIPTLPQPWEAPRALNPRMAPALDIMLDGPLGGAAFNNEFGRPNLLGYFRSFELAEGPGLTRAYDKPIMLAGGLGAIDRNQVEKLRLQPGDAVIVLGGPAMLIGLGGGAASSVAAGDSAEALDFASVQRENPEMERRCQEVIDRCVALGIDNPIRWFHDVGAGGLSNAIPELLHDSGVGGIIDLGRVLTDDPSLSPLELWCNESQERYVLGVPQARLDEFAAICARERCPFAAVGVATAEERLVVGYGVFGDGIGDSGLGIRESDSSVAGSAVASNQSPIPNPQSPLPIDLPMDVLFGKAPKMHRDAVHPPAPQWPVLQTAGLDLHEAGLRVLAHPTVASKSFLVTIGDRSVGGLTAREQMIGPWQLPLADCAITLAGFETFAGEAMSIGERTPLALLNAAASARMAVGEAITNLCAAPVQTLDSIKLSANWMAAAGHAGEDALLYDAVRAIGMELCPALELSVPVGKDSLSMQAQWVVGNGESGIGNGETPQPSASTIPHSPFPIPGETHKSVSPVSLIISAFAPVGDVRTQLTPLLRNDEESELWLIGLGGGKQRLGGSVLAQVYADDAALPAFGGEVPDLEDAQRLRSFFELIRDARQSGLLLAYHDRSDGGAFAALCEMAFASRQGLDITLDAWGEDAFRSLFNEELGAVVQIASEDRAAFADLVERHALTECAQRIARPTGAPRIRVSGQGRVLAEWRWEELFDAWWSVTHAMQKLRDNPDSADEERALARDFQAPGLRPKLVFDPSEDVAAPFVATGARPKVAILREQGVNGQIEMAYNFERAGFSAFDVHMSDLIEGRVDLAQFSGFAACGGFSYGDVLGAGRGWATSILERAALRDAFAAFFARSDTFALGVCNGCQMLSQLKDIIPGAGHWPRFLRNRSEQFEARTALLEVVESPSIFLRGMAGSRIPVAVAHGEGRAEFDTAVDQAAARVALRFVDGNGAVASQYPLNPNGSPDGITGLTSTDGRATILMPHPERTPRTANLSWHPADWGDDSPWLRMFRNARVWCG, encoded by the coding sequence ATGATGGTCCTCGAGGGCGCTTCCGCCCTTTCGCCGTTCCGCCGCGCTCGGCTCGAAACCCGCCTGCAAACCCTCGTCCCCGCGCTGCGCATCACCGGCGCTTGGCACGTCTATTTCATCCGCGCCGAGGCCGGGCAAGCGCCTGACCAGGCCACCTTGCAGCGGATCCTGCAGGCCGAAGCCGCCCCCGCGCCGCGGGCCGAGGCGGCTTCCTCGCGCTACGTGGTGCCCCGCCTGGGCACGCTGTCGCCGTGGTCGAGCAAGGCCACCGAACTGGTGCGCGGCGCCGGGCAGCCGATCCAGCGCGTGGAGCGTGGCACCCGCATCGATCTGGCCGGCTGGCCGGCCGACGAGGCGATGCAGGCCGCCGTGGCCAAGCTGCTGCACGATCCGATGACGCAGTCGCTGCTCGGCTCGGCCGCTGCCGCCGAAGCGCTGTTCAACGTGCCCGAGCCCGGTCATCTGCAGCGCGTGCCACTGGATGGGCTGGAGCAGGCCAACCGCGACCTGGGTCTGGCCCTGGCGCAGGACGAGATCGACTACCTGCGCGAACGCTTCGCCGAGCTGGGCCGCGACCCGGCCGATGTCGAGCTGATGATGTTCGCCCAGGCCAACTCCGAGCACTGCCGGCACAAGATCTTCAACGCCAGCTGGACCATCGACGGCAAGCCGCAGGAACGCTCGCTGTTCCGCATGATCAAGCACACCCACCAGCAGACCCCGCAGCACACCTTGTCGGCCTATAGCGACAACGCGGCGGTGGTGGAAGGCGTGCCGGCCGCGCGCTATCGCCCGGACCCGGCCACCGGCCAGTACCGCAGCGAAGCGGTGCTGCCGTCGGCATTCGCCATCAAGGTGGAAACGCATAATCACCCGACCGCGATCGCGCCGTTTCCCGGTGCGGCCACCGGCGCCGGCGGCGAGATCCGCGACGAGGGCGCCACCGGCCGCGGCGGCAAACCCAAGGCCGGCCTGACCGGTTTCACCGTCTCGCATCTGCGCATCCCGACCTTGCCGCAGCCCTGGGAAGCGCCGCGCGCGCTGAACCCGCGCATGGCCCCGGCGCTGGACATCATGCTCGACGGGCCGCTGGGCGGCGCTGCATTCAACAACGAATTCGGCCGGCCGAACCTGCTCGGCTATTTCCGCAGCTTCGAGCTGGCCGAAGGCCCGGGCCTGACCCGTGCCTACGACAAGCCGATCATGCTGGCCGGCGGCCTGGGCGCGATCGATCGCAACCAGGTCGAAAAGCTGCGCCTGCAGCCCGGCGATGCGGTGATCGTGCTGGGCGGCCCGGCGATGCTGATCGGCCTGGGCGGCGGTGCGGCCAGTTCGGTGGCGGCCGGCGACAGCGCCGAGGCGCTGGACTTTGCCAGCGTGCAGCGCGAGAACCCGGAGATGGAGCGCCGCTGCCAGGAGGTCATCGACCGCTGCGTGGCGCTGGGGATCGACAATCCGATCCGCTGGTTCCACGACGTGGGTGCGGGCGGGCTGTCCAACGCCATTCCCGAGCTGCTGCACGATTCGGGCGTGGGCGGCATCATCGACCTCGGTCGCGTGCTCACCGACGACCCCTCGCTGTCGCCGCTGGAACTGTGGTGCAACGAATCGCAGGAACGCTACGTGCTGGGCGTGCCACAGGCGCGGCTGGACGAATTTGCCGCCATCTGCGCCCGCGAGCGTTGTCCGTTCGCCGCCGTCGGCGTGGCCACCGCCGAGGAGCGGCTGGTGGTGGGCTATGGCGTGTTTGGGGACGGGATTGGGGATTCGGGATTGGGGATTCGCGAAAGCGATTCGTCAGTCGCCGGGTCCGCCGTTGCTTCCAACCAATCCCCAATCCCCAATCCCCAATCCCCGCTCCCGATCGACCTGCCGATGGATGTCCTGTTCGGCAAGGCGCCGAAGATGCATCGCGACGCGGTGCATCCGCCGGCGCCGCAGTGGCCGGTGTTGCAGACTGCCGGGCTGGATTTGCACGAGGCTGGCTTGCGCGTGCTGGCGCATCCCACGGTGGCGTCCAAGAGCTTTCTGGTCACCATCGGCGACCGCAGCGTGGGCGGCTTGACCGCGCGCGAGCAGATGATCGGGCCGTGGCAGCTGCCGCTGGCGGACTGTGCGATCACCCTGGCCGGGTTCGAGACGTTCGCTGGCGAGGCGATGTCGATCGGCGAGCGCACTCCGCTGGCGCTGTTGAACGCAGCAGCGTCCGCGCGCATGGCGGTGGGCGAGGCAATCACCAATCTGTGCGCTGCTCCGGTGCAGACGCTGGACAGCATCAAGCTCTCGGCCAACTGGATGGCCGCGGCCGGCCATGCCGGCGAAGATGCCTTGCTGTACGACGCCGTGCGTGCGATCGGCATGGAGCTGTGCCCGGCGCTGGAGCTGAGCGTGCCGGTGGGCAAGGACTCGCTGTCGATGCAGGCGCAGTGGGTTGTCGGGAATGGGGAATCGGGAATCGGGAATGGCGAAACGCCGCAGCCCTCCGCTTCCACCATTCCCCATTCCCCATTCCCCATTCCCGGTGAAACGCACAAGAGCGTTTCACCGGTCTCGCTGATCATCAGTGCGTTCGCGCCTGTGGGCGATGTGCGCACGCAGCTGACGCCGTTGTTGCGCAACGACGAAGAGAGCGAGCTGTGGTTGATCGGGTTGGGCGGCGGCAAGCAGCGTCTGGGTGGCTCGGTACTGGCGCAGGTGTATGCCGACGATGCGGCCTTGCCGGCGTTCGGTGGCGAAGTGCCGGACCTGGAAGATGCGCAGCGGCTGCGCAGTTTCTTCGAATTGATCCGCGATGCGCGCCAGAGCGGGCTGTTGCTGGCCTATCACGATCGCAGCGATGGCGGTGCGTTTGCGGCGCTGTGCGAGATGGCCTTTGCCTCGCGTCAGGGCCTGGATATCACCCTGGATGCGTGGGGCGAAGACGCGTTCCGCAGCCTGTTCAATGAGGAACTCGGTGCCGTGGTGCAGATCGCCAGCGAAGATCGCGCCGCGTTTGCCGATCTGGTCGAGCGGCATGCACTGACCGAATGCGCGCAGCGCATCGCACGCCCCACTGGCGCGCCGCGTATCCGCGTGAGCGGGCAGGGGCGTGTGCTGGCGGAATGGCGTTGGGAAGAATTGTTCGATGCCTGGTGGTCGGTGACCCACGCCATGCAGAAGCTGCGCGACAACCCCGACAGCGCCGACGAGGAGCGCGCGCTGGCGCGCGATTTCCAGGCGCCCGGCCTGCGTCCCAAGCTGGTGTTCGACCCGTCCGAGGATGTGGCCGCGCCGTTCGTGGCGACCGGTGCGCGGCCCAAGGTGGCGATCCTGCGCGAGCAGGGCGTCAACGGGCAGATCGAAATGGCCTACAACTTCGAACGTGCCGGGTTCAGCGCGTTCGACGTGCACATGAGCGACCTGATCGAAGGGCGCGTGGATCTGGCGCAGTTTTCCGGCTTCGCCGCCTGTGGCGGTTTCAGCTATGGCGATGTGCTGGGTGCCGGCCGCGGTTGGGCCACCTCGATCCTGGAACGCGCGGCATTGCGCGATGCGTTTGCCGCGTTCTTCGCGCGCAGCGATACGTTCGCGCTGGGCGTGTGCAACGGTTGCCAGATGCTCAGCCAGCTCAAGGACATCATTCCCGGTGCCGGGCACTGGCCGCGTTTCCTGCGCAATCGCAGCGAGCAGTTCGAAGCGCGCACCGCGTTGCTGGAGGTGGTGGAGTCGCCGTCGATCTTCCTGCGCGGCATGGCCGGCTCGCGGATTCCGGTGGCAGTGGCGCATGGCGAAGGCCGTGCGGAGTTCGACACGGCCGTGGACCAGGCCGCCGCACGCGTGGCGCTGCGTTTCGTCGACGGTAACGGCGCGGTGGCATCGCAGTACCCGCTCAACCCGAACGGGTCGCCGGACGGTATCACCGGGCTGACCAGTACCGATGGCCGCGCCACCATCCTGATGCCGCATCCCGAGCGCACGCCGCGCACGGCAAACCTGAGTTGGCATCCGGCCGACTGGGGCGACGATTCGCCGTGGCTGCGGATGTTCCGAAACGCGCGGGTGTGGTGCGGTTGA
- a CDS encoding YadA-like family protein, translating into MQARCRVHARGGLAAAICMVLAGGSIAVDAMAQARHPATQCSVVDGQRLCAQSLAAAGASTGLVAGAAAPTSMATASMPTEDDADLPPFVDGRDAIALGAASNALADGASALGAGSLALERDATAVGRNAVAIGTSAVAVGGVATVYDYDEFGFVVGSSEQTTEATGVASTAIGGGAKAVDPLTTAVGTGSIAAGVQSTALGYHARTSQDGATAVGGLSQVSGFGGAALGYSANASADFATAVGFGARGTGISTVAVGNSSLASGADSVAIGGASQSTQNAINAATGLGGIALGAGAQSQSDYAIAIGYNANIFPNRPGNTDAIAIGHSAGAFSPRAVSLGGGALTSGDGALAIGYDAASVTDNSIALGARAATSWFNGNNTAIGADAQTYGVDALAIGYGARVGNLVDDAWNRSAASAVALGAHSYANRSNTVSVGDVQAGLTRQITSVAAGTEATDAVNVGQLDGVRAVALRLDSQLASAKSDVDEPAAFAEGSNAIALGSASNALGEGANAFGSGSAAVGRDAVAVGRNASASDASAVALGGVASVPLFDASGFIVGQQERATTAQARGALALGGGALAMQTFATAVGTGASAVGAQSTAVGFGAQAREDTTTALGGFSAARGAASSALGFNAIAAGRLTTAVGFDALSNGESSVAVGSSAAAFGERSVTIGGYSLISNTLQNAASSGVGGVAIGAGARSQADYAIALGYNANVFGNDDNVDAVAIGHSAGSFGPRTVSLGASASAQAEQAVAIGYDARAASTRSIAIGSGADTSIFYGDNIALGTNAKADAPDAIAIGRDASVGVFVGEAGSAAVALGVQARALGNNSLALGYNAFTRESGRNAVALGANAGASGADSVALGAGARSSEVNVVSVGNGNGRGGPATRRLVNVGAGAIAAGSLEAINGGQLFQSLSNAASFLGGGAAIGAQGVFVAPTYVIQGSSYSNVGAALTALDSKVTELDARAGTATASRASAARMTSAGARSMGAGATGDAVDAVQSTSTAAAQTAVVAAAGDTATRSLGSTDGVQGTPTAAVVGSITPAATSTAVGASAVANHVTGTAIGGSAYAHGPNDTAIGSNARVNADGSTAVGANTQIAAVATNAVAMGEGAQVSAASGTAIGQGARASAQGAVALGQGSVADRANTVSVGSVGGERQVANVAAGTRATDAVNKGQLDSGVAAANSYTDSRYSAMADSFESYQGDIEDRLRRQNRRLDRQGAMSSAMLNMSASVAGIASQNRIGAGVGFQNGESALSVGYQRAISPRATLTVGGALSGDDSSIGVGAGFGW; encoded by the coding sequence ATGCAGGCGCGGTGCCGCGTGCATGCACGCGGTGGCCTTGCCGCTGCCATCTGCATGGTGCTGGCGGGCGGTTCCATCGCGGTCGACGCAATGGCGCAGGCGCGCCATCCGGCCACGCAGTGCAGCGTGGTCGATGGTCAACGTCTGTGCGCGCAGTCACTGGCTGCCGCTGGTGCGTCGACGGGACTGGTTGCCGGTGCCGCAGCGCCGACCTCCATGGCCACCGCGTCGATGCCGACCGAAGACGATGCCGACCTGCCTCCCTTCGTCGACGGGCGCGACGCCATTGCGCTGGGGGCGGCAAGCAATGCGCTTGCCGATGGCGCCAGCGCGCTGGGAGCGGGCAGCCTGGCACTGGAGCGCGATGCCACGGCAGTGGGGCGCAATGCGGTGGCGATCGGTACCTCTGCGGTGGCGGTTGGCGGCGTTGCAACGGTGTACGACTACGACGAATTCGGCTTTGTCGTCGGCAGCAGCGAGCAGACCACCGAGGCCACCGGCGTCGCCTCCACCGCAATCGGTGGCGGTGCCAAGGCAGTCGACCCGCTGACGACGGCGGTCGGCACCGGCAGCATTGCCGCCGGTGTGCAGAGCACGGCGCTGGGCTATCACGCACGCACGTCGCAGGATGGTGCCACTGCCGTGGGCGGCCTGTCGCAGGTCTCCGGGTTTGGCGGTGCGGCGCTGGGCTACAGCGCCAACGCAAGCGCCGATTTCGCCACTGCAGTGGGTTTTGGCGCACGCGGTACCGGCATCAGCACGGTGGCAGTGGGCAACAGTTCGCTTGCCAGCGGTGCCGACAGCGTCGCCATCGGCGGCGCCAGCCAAAGCACGCAGAACGCGATCAATGCGGCGACCGGGCTTGGCGGCATCGCGCTCGGCGCAGGTGCGCAGAGTCAGTCCGATTACGCGATTGCGATCGGCTACAACGCCAATATCTTCCCCAATCGGCCGGGCAATACCGATGCGATCGCCATCGGGCATTCCGCCGGCGCGTTTTCGCCACGTGCGGTGTCGCTGGGTGGCGGGGCGCTGACGTCCGGCGACGGTGCGCTGGCGATTGGCTATGACGCAGCCAGCGTGACCGACAACAGCATCGCACTGGGCGCGCGTGCGGCCACCTCCTGGTTCAATGGCAACAATACCGCCATCGGTGCGGACGCGCAGACATATGGCGTGGATGCGCTGGCGATCGGCTACGGTGCGCGGGTAGGCAACCTGGTCGACGACGCCTGGAACCGCTCGGCCGCCAGCGCGGTGGCCTTGGGCGCGCATTCGTATGCGAACCGCAGCAACACGGTGTCGGTGGGCGATGTGCAGGCCGGATTGACCCGACAGATCACCAGTGTCGCCGCCGGCACCGAAGCAACCGACGCGGTGAACGTGGGCCAGCTCGATGGCGTGCGTGCAGTTGCCCTGCGTCTGGACAGCCAGCTGGCGTCGGCCAAGTCCGATGTGGACGAGCCGGCCGCATTTGCAGAGGGCAGCAACGCCATTGCGCTGGGCAGCGCCAGCAATGCGCTGGGCGAGGGCGCGAACGCCTTCGGCTCCGGGAGCGCGGCAGTCGGCCGCGATGCGGTGGCGGTTGGCCGCAATGCCAGCGCGTCGGATGCATCCGCCGTCGCGTTGGGCGGTGTGGCCAGTGTGCCGTTGTTCGATGCCAGCGGCTTCATCGTCGGTCAACAGGAGCGTGCGACCACCGCACAGGCGCGCGGTGCGCTGGCATTGGGTGGCGGTGCGCTTGCGATGCAGACGTTCGCCACGGCGGTCGGCACCGGTGCATCGGCAGTCGGCGCGCAGTCCACCGCAGTCGGCTTCGGCGCCCAGGCACGGGAAGACACCACGACGGCGCTCGGCGGCTTTTCGGCCGCACGTGGCGCTGCTTCGTCGGCGTTGGGCTTCAATGCGATCGCCGCAGGCAGGTTGACCACAGCGGTCGGTTTCGACGCGCTGAGCAACGGCGAAAGCAGCGTGGCCGTGGGCAGCAGCGCGGCAGCCTTCGGGGAGCGCAGCGTCACCATCGGCGGCTATTCGCTGATTAGCAACACGCTGCAGAACGCAGCCAGTTCGGGGGTGGGTGGTGTCGCCATCGGTGCCGGTGCGCGCAGCCAGGCCGATTACGCGATTGCGCTGGGCTACAACGCCAATGTCTTCGGTAACGACGACAACGTCGATGCGGTGGCCATCGGCCATAGCGCTGGCTCGTTCGGGCCACGCACGGTGTCGCTGGGCGCATCTGCGTCCGCGCAGGCCGAACAAGCGGTTGCCATCGGTTACGACGCGCGTGCCGCATCGACCAGAAGCATTGCCATCGGCAGCGGCGCCGATACCTCGATCTTCTACGGCGACAACATCGCCTTGGGCACCAATGCCAAGGCCGATGCGCCGGATGCGATTGCAATCGGGCGCGATGCCAGCGTCGGTGTATTCGTCGGCGAAGCGGGCAGTGCCGCAGTGGCCTTGGGGGTACAGGCGCGCGCACTGGGCAACAACAGCCTGGCGCTGGGCTACAACGCCTTTACCCGCGAGAGCGGTCGCAACGCGGTTGCTCTGGGAGCCAATGCCGGTGCCAGTGGTGCCGATTCGGTGGCGTTGGGCGCGGGCGCACGCAGCAGCGAGGTGAATGTGGTGTCGGTGGGTAACGGCAACGGCCGTGGCGGTCCGGCAACGCGTCGTCTCGTCAACGTCGGTGCCGGTGCGATCGCCGCCGGCAGCCTGGAGGCGATCAACGGTGGCCAGCTGTTCCAATCGTTGAGCAATGCGGCGAGCTTTCTCGGTGGCGGTGCGGCGATCGGCGCACAAGGTGTGTTCGTTGCGCCGACCTATGTGATTCAAGGCAGCAGTTACAGCAACGTGGGGGCTGCATTGACTGCGTTGGACAGCAAGGTCACCGAGCTGGATGCGCGTGCGGGGACTGCAACCGCATCGCGCGCGTCTGCAGCGCGCATGACGTCGGCAGGTGCGCGGTCTATGGGGGCGGGCGCTACAGGCGATGCGGTGGACGCTGTGCAATCCACATCCACCGCGGCCGCGCAGACGGCTGTTGTCGCTGCAGCTGGCGACACGGCGACACGCAGCCTTGGCTCAACCGATGGCGTGCAAGGCACCCCGACGGCGGCAGTGGTCGGCAGCATCACGCCGGCGGCAACCTCCACCGCAGTCGGTGCGTCGGCAGTGGCCAACCACGTGACCGGTACCGCGATCGGCGGTAGCGCCTACGCGCACGGCCCCAACGACACCGCGATCGGCAGCAATGCGCGCGTCAATGCCGACGGCAGCACGGCAGTGGGTGCCAATACGCAGATTGCGGCGGTGGCGACCAATGCGGTGGCGATGGGCGAGGGTGCGCAGGTCAGTGCGGCGTCCGGTACCGCGATCGGCCAGGGCGCACGCGCCAGTGCACAAGGTGCGGTGGCCTTGGGTCAGGGCTCGGTGGCCGATCGCGCCAACACGGTGTCGGTGGGCAGCGTCGGGGGCGAGCGGCAGGTGGCCAATGTGGCGGCCGGTACGCGTGCCACCGATGCGGTGAACAAGGGCCAGCTGGACAGCGGCGTCGCCGCGGCCAACAGCTACACCGACAGCCGCTACAGCGCGATGGCCGACAGCTTCGAAAGCTATCAGGGCGATATCGAAGACCGTCTGCGTCGGCAGAACCGTCGCCTGGATCGTCAGGGCGCGATGAGCTCGGCGATGTTGAACATGTCCGCCAGCGTGGCCGGTATCGCCTCGCAAAACCGCATCGGTGCCGGTGTCGGTTTCCAGAACGGCGAGTCGGCGTTGTCGGTGGGCTACCAGCGTGCGATCAGCCCGCGCGCCACGTTGACCGTGGGCGGTGCGCTGAGCGGCGATGACAGCTCGATCGGCGTGGGTGCCGGTTTCGGCTGGTAA
- a CDS encoding S8 family peptidase, with product MIQHFSSRIVALVCCACLLSLGIGVAGAATRDPAAAGAQRRQAMADASVSRIIVKYRAGRVATRDVGRSASMTITAAAARASIRLAPAARAGGTVAPAYLRTLAVGGALIRLPAQLGRADADRLVQALAADPAVESAQVDRRMYPLQTTVGTLPNDPLLQTNQWHLLDPVGGINVAPAWSSTHGEGVVVAVLDTGILPSHPDLAGNVLAGYDFITDAFVSRRDSDARAPGGLDRGDWVEQDGDCGIFSLAADSSWHGTHVAGTVAELTNNGIGGAGVANKAKILPVRVIGHCGGYSSDISDAIVWASGGHVDGVPDNRDPAEVINLSLGGGGACDAATQSAINGAVSRGTTVVVAAGNEASDVSTSSPANCANVIAVAATRATGGLTDYSNFGRQVDLAGPGGSSQFFATDDGPIRSFIWQTFYTGKTTPTSGQYTYGGSTFAGTSMASPHVAGVAALVQSALIADGKAPLSPAALENLLKRSARTFPVLPPAATPAGTGIVDAGAAVARALRRCDADDLGCTLDAQTLRNGTVQRGVSNVAGEAGVFTFQASAGQVLSFLSFGGSGQASLYVALGRVPSADDNDGASTRSGTSQTVRFTAPRAGTYVLKLEGASFDGVSLLARQ from the coding sequence GTGATCCAGCACTTTTCTTCTCGCATCGTTGCACTCGTCTGCTGTGCATGTCTGCTATCCCTTGGCATCGGGGTGGCCGGCGCGGCAACACGCGATCCGGCAGCAGCTGGCGCGCAGCGTCGACAGGCCATGGCCGACGCGTCGGTCAGCAGAATCATCGTCAAATACCGCGCCGGGCGCGTGGCTACGCGCGATGTGGGGCGCAGTGCATCGATGACGATCACCGCTGCGGCAGCGCGTGCCTCGATCCGCCTGGCACCGGCTGCGCGTGCGGGCGGCACTGTGGCGCCTGCGTATCTGCGCACGCTGGCGGTGGGCGGTGCATTGATCAGGCTGCCCGCCCAGCTCGGTCGTGCCGATGCCGATCGGCTTGTGCAGGCATTGGCGGCCGATCCAGCAGTGGAATCTGCACAGGTCGATCGACGCATGTATCCGCTGCAAACCACCGTCGGCACTTTGCCCAACGACCCGCTGCTGCAGACCAACCAGTGGCATCTGCTCGACCCGGTGGGCGGCATCAATGTTGCCCCGGCCTGGAGCAGCACGCACGGCGAAGGCGTGGTGGTTGCCGTGCTCGATACCGGCATCCTGCCCAGCCATCCCGATCTGGCAGGCAACGTCCTGGCCGGCTATGACTTCATCACCGATGCGTTCGTCTCGCGGCGCGACAGCGATGCGCGCGCACCGGGCGGGCTGGATCGCGGCGACTGGGTCGAACAGGATGGCGATTGCGGCATTTTCTCGTTGGCTGCAGACAGCAGCTGGCACGGCACGCATGTGGCCGGCACGGTTGCCGAACTCACCAACAACGGAATCGGCGGAGCCGGCGTCGCCAACAAGGCGAAGATTCTTCCGGTGCGCGTCATCGGGCATTGCGGCGGCTATAGCTCGGACATCAGCGACGCCATCGTCTGGGCGTCCGGTGGGCATGTCGACGGTGTGCCGGACAACCGCGATCCTGCCGAAGTGATCAACCTGAGCCTGGGCGGCGGCGGGGCCTGCGATGCGGCGACCCAGTCAGCGATCAACGGTGCGGTATCGCGCGGCACCACGGTGGTGGTTGCCGCGGGCAACGAGGCCTCGGACGTGTCGACGTCCAGCCCCGCCAATTGCGCCAATGTGATCGCGGTGGCTGCCACGCGCGCGACCGGCGGGCTGACCGATTACAGCAATTTCGGCCGTCAGGTCGATCTGGCCGGGCCCGGCGGCAGCTCGCAGTTCTTTGCCACCGACGATGGCCCGATCCGCAGCTTCATCTGGCAGACGTTCTACACCGGCAAAACCACTCCGACCTCGGGGCAGTACACCTACGGCGGCAGCACGTTTGCCGGTACCTCGATGGCCTCGCCGCATGTGGCTGGCGTGGCGGCATTGGTGCAAAGCGCGTTGATTGCCGATGGCAAGGCGCCGCTGTCGCCGGCGGCACTGGAAAATCTGCTCAAGCGCAGCGCGCGGACGTTCCCGGTGCTGCCGCCTGCGGCAACCCCGGCCGGTACCGGCATCGTCGACGCGGGCGCGGCGGTCGCCCGCGCACTGCGGCGTTGCGATGCCGATGACCTGGGTTGCACGCTGGATGCCCAGACCTTGCGAAACGGCACGGTCCAGCGCGGCGTGTCCAATGTGGCCGGGGAGGCGGGCGTGTTCACCTTTCAGGCGTCCGCAGGCCAGGTGCTGAGCTTTCTCAGCTTCGGTGGCAGCGGCCAGGCGTCGCTGTACGTGGCGCTTGGGCGCGTCCCCAGTGCCGACGACAACGATGGCGCCTCCACGCGTAGCGGCACCAGCCAGACGGTGCGCTTTACCGCGCCGCGTGCAGGCACCTATGTGCTCAAACTGGAGGGGGCCAGCTTCGATGGCGTGAGTCTGCTGGCGCGCCAATGA